Part of the Vigna angularis cultivar LongXiaoDou No.4 chromosome 1, ASM1680809v1, whole genome shotgun sequence genome, cttaatttcaCCGAGTCTAAGGATTGATATTCTGGTCAACCCTatgttacattagtggggaCCAAAATTTGTTTTGCTTTAGGCGACTAAAAAGCAGTTTAACAGTCTCTCACTCTTGTTTGACATACGTTTGGCAACCTTGCTCGTTGGTGACACATATGGACTAAAATTAGTTGTGAAGCTACACTAAAATGTGCAGCTTGTCGGGTCACTCGCTTGCACTTATTGGGTCGCTCCACTAAAATGTGTAGCTCCATTTCTATCTACTAGACTGgtatttatgaataaatattgCTCAATTTCTATCTACTACTCCAGTATCTAAAAGCTTAGATGTGACAGTTAAATAGAAACCTAGACCTTGTGCACTTAAACAAAACAACTCAAATGCAATTATGCATATCCAATTCCATAAACattgacacacaaatatatTCATATACAAACAAAGAAGGACTCAAAACTTACCTCGATGATCCGTGAGGCAGCTAATAGTTTAAGACTTGTGGACAACCACAAACTCTACCTCGACAAAGATGCAATAAGAACGGACATTTGATAGCAACAATCCCTCGACGAACGCTACTACAACCACAAACTTTCCcttgacaaaataaaaaatcatgagAAACAAATTTAGATTGCAATTACAATGCCTAATGTATAATTACaatgttgaaaagaaaatttatatgaaatgaATGATTTAAAACCATTCTAGACTCTCAAATCCACTAATAAAGTCAAACTATGGCATGATAACAAATGCAAGACAAATATGAATTCATGATAAAAGTGAAGCAATGCATGGAATGGTAATCCTATAATGAATGATGTGATCATATGATGTGCAAAAAAATGCAGAAAGCAACAAAAACCAAACCTATAACAACTGCTATTAAAACACATGTAAAGTAAgtaatttaagataaataataaattgattcCAAATTGGCAACACACCTAAGTGTAATAACACAACTAAACACCCTTCCAAAACCAAACTTAAACATAACTTACCTCCAGCAGACCTCTAGCGCCAATTTAGGGCTTCTAGACAATCACGAATCCTCCACTGCCAACAACCATCGTGACGCAATGCCCACTGTCACCTAGCAACACTTAGAGCCACCTGCAACCGTCGGACACCACCACTACCCACCAAGAGTTGGTCAATGCTGCGCCACACAAGGGAGAACGACCAAGGAATTGCGATTTGCAGGAAAAATGACGGAGGAGACAAAGGTTGGAGTTGACGACGATTGGGGTTGACTACAGTTGTGGTTGGCGGTTGGCCTAGAGGAACTGaggaaggggggggggggggggaggggaGGTTTCAGATTGGGGGAGGTTGGGGGAGAGGGTttctagaaaacaaaaatgggagAGAAGGGAAAACAATTTCTGATTTCATAAAGTTGAAGGACTTACCGACGGTCATCGCTCTTCGATAATGACTGATGACATTAATCGACGGTATTACCAGTAGATGTATCCATCAGTAAGTATGAAGTCCATTACTGATGACCATAGCTCGTCAGTAACTATATGTTCTCTATTTCATCGAAAATCTGTCGTTAAATGTGTTATCAACGAATCATTAGTCATTGATAATAATCtgttaataatttcaataattctTGTAGTGACTATTTTAATGtgtaaccatttttttttaaattatattattttgtttacctACAAATTCATTCATATTTATCTATGAATTATCCAAATTCAATATATTCTATATGTTAAATGAtcatgaattttaaatattaagtttggattgtattgaatttaaaatgttGGATCTGAATCCTACCAAACTTACCATATGCCTTGCTTAAATAGTGTTGAAATAATTACATCAGGGAGAAACGTTAGTGGTTTTAAgttttacaaaatgaaaaagtattttctactgaataaataagtaataattaCTAAAGGCTATAATCATTTGCAAATCTCTTTTTGTGGATTTGATATGAAACTTTATTTACCTAACCACAACATGCAATCCACTTATAATTCTTGTCGACTTTTGATACCAATTACATCATctgtttgattttaattgtaattaagaaGCTAggattttattgttatatttgaaaACCAACATTGactattatttcttttctttcaattgtATCATTACCTTTCCGAGAAAAATGGAATAGAACATTAATAAAATGAGACGATAATATCTGTTAAAATCGAAAAATACTAAACCAGTTCCTTAACCAAtttctgtaaaaaaaaatctcagtTTTAAACGAATGCGTAGCTTATTTTGAGcgaaaaactatatattcatCAACAAACAATAACCATTACATGAGTTCAAAATGAATAAACAAGAGTAAGggtattattattaatgaaattcagacatattctaaaatattttgcAGGTTCTACAATGCAGGAATTGATTAGAACTTTTTTTCAGCAAACCATGTATAGAACGAAATCCTGCTATATGTATTAATGAGACAATATTCTGAAAAGCTTCTAAGAATGACCACAGTTGGTGCAACTCTGAACCCTACCACACCTCACTAAGcatagaataataataatattattatatccTATCATAATCAAGCACTGATTTTGCAGCACGCATCAGAATTCAGAATCAATTGAAGCCACAGTGGGAAGAGAAATAGGAAAGGCCATCAGGGATAGAAGAAGAAGTTGTCCCATTTGAATCAGACAAAACCTGCTGAGGAAGAAAGGCACCACCATAACCACAGTAAGCGCCATCACTTGAACCCATCATGCTCATCACATCATCGTGCGTTTCAgccttctttctcttcttcttctcatacGCTATGCCTCTCGCCTTCGCCTGCGCGTCGCGAACTTCCCTCAGGTACAGCCTCACCGCGCGTGTCCCGAACGGGTTCATCTCCGGAGCGCCGCCGTGCTCCTCGAATGCAGCGCGTAGCCTCCCGATCAGCGCGTCCAGGCTGCCCCAGGCCTGCTTCAAGGGACACGAGCAGGGACCAGGCGGGTGGGAGTTTCCGTAGTAGGCGCAGGCTTCGGCGTGCACCTTGGTTTTTCCGAACTGGTCCAGGTAGCGGAGGAACTCCAGCACGTGGGCCCCGCTGCAGCGGGAGAGGGTCAAGGGTGGACGGTGGTTCTTGAGGTACTGGCCGAAGGTGTTCCAGTCGCGCCGCTTCTGGGACTCGTACCTGCTCAGAGGAGGCGGCACGCACACTCGCTGCGGCGGTATGGGCAAGTCGTGATCAGTGTGTTGTCTCCGAGTGGAGTTGTGGTACCCCGACATggcggcggcagcggcggcggCGGCCACGGCGGCGGACATGTTGTAGTTGTTGTTTTGGAGGGATTTTGATTCTAGGGTAAGAAGTAGCACCTATGGATGTGATGTTACGGGTTGcactttgtatttttttctcctAGATTAGAGTTGGGACCAGGGGTGTGCGTGTGAGTGATTTTAGTACAAGATGTGTTTTATGTTTGGTGGAAGATCTGTGTATATATAGAGTTATGAAAAACGTCGACTTCAAGTGGTGTGCAAAGATGATAAGTGATGTGATTAATATAGAAAGAagataagaagaaaagaaaaatgttaaagaGATGTTTATAATGTATTTAGGGTTTATATATAAAGATGGTATATTTTGGTGAATTTAGGGTACTGTAGTTCAGGTGGGTTTGGTTAGGATTGTCTAAAGCTGATAGCTAGCTGGCTTTGAAGGAAATTTGAAGTCGgtgattttgaaaaatgattgggttatgaattgttgaggTATGGTCAAAGGGAAAGAGGTAGGAGTTTGGCATGATTTTGATAAGATGGAAGATGGTGTTGTTGAAATTGTTGGTTTGTTAGCGAGGGATTTACTCAATCGAAGGGTGAGGGATGGGGCTAAGGAAGAATTTAGAAAGCTTAAGCAATGGTAATGGGGTTATGTAGGGGTAGGCAAGTTTTTTAGGTGGCTATAGGGAGACAAAAGAGGGGTCCATGCATTAGAGAACCAAGTGATGACACTTTGAATATCACTTCTCATTTCTCAATCATTCAtctctcttccttcttttcCCTTCCTCCATGGCTTTAAGCTccacaacaaaacaaaactacCCAAGTTCTTTAGCCCTACCTCTTTAACTACAATTTAAATCAAATGAATTCCTcaccataaaaataataaaccaaTTTACGTCTTTATTCGTTTACTTCTTTTTATAAtagtcaataaaatttattaaaaatacgtactaagtatatatatatatatatatatatatataataataataataataataataataataataataataataataataataataataataataataataataacaggtACAAAACACTAGTAGTGCTGTTTAGTCGAGCATGCAAGGATCACTTCACATCCATCTATAACTAACGATCGCGATATTCTAACAACGccaatttgacaaaaatttgaCAACGCCACATGTCAAGTTTTAATTGgttgaatttgaatgtttttttaaatttaaaatctaatttggAATGGGTTGAAGTTTGAATTCCGAAAGTGCCCTCTTCGTTTTCGAACTCTATCTTCTCTCCTTATCACTGTCTTCTCTCTCCATTTTAGggatttgaatttcatttcaacttCTCTCTTCATAGGAGTGTTCTCCCTCCTCCATTTATGCAGTTGTTTGTTCGTCATCATTGAAAGACCAAGTTAAGGTGTTTCTGGGTTGAGAAGTGAGTTCATGCACGATTGACAAAGAACTgatgttgttgtaatcgattacagggagcTGGTAATCGCTTACCAGTAGAAAAATCTCCTTTTGTACCGAAAGTTAAAGAGTGCTACCCATACATGGCTTAAGCACTCCCTAAGAATATTTTGGATTCGTTATGACTGTCTTTTGAAGGTTTTATGGATGGATCATTAAAGGAACACTTA contains:
- the LOC108321019 gene encoding protein LIGHT-DEPENDENT SHORT HYPOCOTYLS 5 — translated: MSAAVAAAAAAAAMSGYHNSTRRQHTDHDLPIPPQRVCVPPPLSRYESQKRRDWNTFGQYLKNHRPPLTLSRCSGAHVLEFLRYLDQFGKTKVHAEACAYYGNSHPPGPCSCPLKQAWGSLDALIGRLRAAFEEHGGAPEMNPFGTRAVRLYLREVRDAQAKARGIAYEKKKRKKAETHDDVMSMMGSSDGAYCGYGGAFLPQQVLSDSNGTTSSSIPDGLSYFSSHCGFN